In one window of Brassica rapa cultivar Chiifu-401-42 chromosome A07, CAAS_Brap_v3.01, whole genome shotgun sequence DNA:
- the LOC103828979 gene encoding dof zinc finger protein DOF1.5, which translates to MATKDSPGIKLFGKTITFNANNNNIIQTIKKEEGQEQQPELQTKIAVRSPSSSDLMAEKRPDKIIACPRCKSMATKFCYFNNYNVNQPRHFCKGCQRYWTAGGALRNVPVGAGRRRSKPPGRAGGFSELLGAATGAVDQVELDALLVEEWRAGASHGFFRHDYPVKRLRCYTDGQSC; encoded by the coding sequence ATGGCGACCAAAGATTCCCCAGGGATTAAACTTTTTGGCAAAACCATTACATTCAACgccaataataataatatcatacagACGATTAAGAAAGAAGAAGGGCAGGAACAACAGCCAGAGCTACAAACAAAAATAGCCGTTAGATCACCATCATCATCGGATCTAATGGCAGAGAAGCGTCCAGACAAGATAATAGCATGTCCGAGATGCAAGAGCATGGCGACTAAATTCTGTTACTTCAATAATTACAACGTTAACCAACCACGTCACTTCTGCAAAGGTTGTCAGCGTTATTGGACCGCCGGTGGAGCTCTCCGGAATGTTCCCGTCGGTGCCGGTCGTCGGAGGTCCAAACCTCCGGGTCGTGCAGGTGGGTTCTCCGAGTTGCTTGGAGCTGCGACTGGAGCCGTTGATCAGGTCGAGCTTGACGCTTTGCTGGTGGAAGAGTGGCGAGCAGGTGCTTCCCATGGTTTTTTCCGGCATGATTATCCGGTGAAGAGACTCCGTTGCTACACCGATGGTCAATCTTGTTGA